The window AGATCCCGCCCCTCTCCCCATTCATTACTCCCCAGATCCCGCCCCTCTCCCCATTCATTACTCCCCAGATCCCGCCCCTCTCCCCATTCATTACTCCCCAGATCCCGCCCCTCTCCCCATTCATTACTCCCCAGATCCCGCCCCTCTCCCCATTCATTAAAACAGAAGGTACACGCTCCGTAATGAGGCGCGCGCGCTTCTGCGCATGTGTGAGGAGGCCGTAGGGGTGTGGAAACCACAGCACTCAGatgaggtttttaaatttttatttgtttttttaactatTGAAACGGAAACGGGACGATTCATAAGCAGACAGGATGCACTGAAGATCAGAGAGGACAGACATTTGGGAGCGGTTCGCTTCAGTTTGCTGGGTGGAAGGCAAATCTTCAATTGATGAACACGGCGACTCCATCACGAGACAGGTGCTGCTGATTGTCCCAGAGGAAGGTGCAGGGCAAATCTCCTCTTGGTGAGAGAATAAATAGGCGGTCCTCCTTCTCTCGGAGGAAGGCTGGAAACGGAAGCACCCCAGTCCGGGTGGTTTGAGAATTCTTCCCTGGAGAAACGTTCACTGAGAAGAAAAGCAACAAGCACAAAGATGGGAGTCCATTGGACAGAGAGTCATGGGACCAGACTTAGTTCCTGGAAGTGGGGGGCCAGGACAAAAGACGGGTATGACCGGTGCTGTGAAAGAAATGGGGTCGAACTTATAAATAAGGGAGCGCTGGAGAACGTTGTAAAAAGCAAGACTTCCAGGGCTATATTCTAGGTAGATCCCAACCCTGGGTATAGGGCCTTTCAACCGATGGTTCAGTGATCCAGAATAGGTTCTGATATAATAACCATCTTCGTTCTTGACACATTGAAGCAAGAAGGCATAATCAAAGGATTCCACATCCCTGTCCGTTTTTCTCCCCAAGTAGGTGGTGTAGATCCCCAGTACCCACTGAGGTACCTGACTCACGTCCACCTCCCAGTAGTGTCTGCCTGAGCTGAAGGACTCCTTAGCAAGGGCAGCATAGCACTCTGAGTCTTGAAGATGCTGTAGTGCCTCCCAGTCTTCTGTAGCCTTCACACTCCTCAGATCCTCAGAAATACTCACATAGGAAATGGCTGATGTGGAGATCAGCCTAATATCCACTCTGAATCGATTGAGCATTTCTATCAGGCCAGGGATAGGATACTCCTTCAGCTCTGGGATGACAGTTTTGGTCCTCTGGGACAGCTCTGATTCACCCCTTTCCAGCAAATGCTTGGCATCCTGTAGCAGATCCAGATCCGGTTGGTTGTCTGCTTCCTGTACTTCTAGCTTGAGTTTCTGAAGGGTTTGTTTATGCTGGGTTAGTCTGTCCTGCCTTGCCCTTTGCTCTTGACTTATCCTTTCAATACAGCTGAATTCTTGTGTCATCACTAAGCAGTGCAGTTTGCGGTATTCTTCTATGATCATCCTTCTCCAGTCCACAGGGCTCTGCTGAGCTAGAAGGCTCTCAGCTTCTTCAAAATGTTTACCTAAATGATTCTGCATGTTCTGGAGCTGTTTCCTGCACTCATGAGCAGCCTCTCCTACAGGAGAGATCCCGTGAGCCTCATGTTCTGGGCTTTCACATCTCACACACAGTAGTGTCTGGTCCTGTTTGCAAAAGAGCTTGAAGACTTTCCCATGAAGGGCACACTGGCTTTGTCCCTTAGTACTTTGCAAAACATGGGAGCTGAACCTTTTGACCAGGTCAGTCAGCTGTGTTAGGCGCTCATTGACTGGGGGTAATGCTCTGCTCTGGGGCACTTGCCTGCATTCAGGACAAGAGAAAAGTTGGGTTGCTGCCCTCCAGCAGGAGGAGAGACATTCTCTGCAAAAACTGTGTCCACAATGGAGGGTGACTGGCTCAGAGAAGTAGCTCCTACAGATGCTGCAGATGACATCAGTCTGCACTTTCTGCAGCATTTCTACAGCAgcatccatttctctctctccagttGCTTCTCTTCTGCAGCAGCTGAGATGAAGAGATTTCACTTCCAGTCAAGGCAATGCTTCTGAGCAGAAGGATGCTCTCCTTTTATAAGAGGTAGCCCCACCCCCTGGAGCCTCCTAGAGGTGTGAATCCTCTGGCTTGGCATCTTGCAGCTCAACCTGTCAACTCTTCCTGGTTGCAGCACCCTTCTCCCCCCTCGCCCCCtccctttgagttcacacctctgcTTAGCATCTTTAGATTTTCACCAAGCTGAGAGAGCTCCTGTGTCTGCAAGGAGCAATGCTAGGAAAACATGGAGGTTTAGCTCAATGATTTTCAAATCTGATTTGTGCATAGACTTTCAGGGGGGCAGAACATTCTGTAGccagattctttccttttcccttgcaCACCCAATCAGTTCCCAAGAACTATCAACAATCCTCTGcccctttccctttcattctacTTATGGAAAGTCACAGAATTTGTGATCTGGAGGGTATCTACCTCTCTAGTCATTTAGTCCCACCCACAGATGAAGACCATGCCCatacattgattcattgttggtggagttgtgaacgaatccaaccattttggagagtagtttggaactatgctcaaaaagttatcaaactgtgcataccctgatccagcagtgttactactgggattatatcccaaagagattataaagaagggaaagggacctgtatgtgcacgaatgtttgtggcagccctttttgtagtggctagaaactggaaactgaatggatgtccatcagttggagaatggctgaataaattgtggtatatgaaaattatggaatattactgttctgtaagaaatgaccaacaggatgatttcagaaaggcctggagagacttacacgaactgatgctaagtgaaatgagcaggaccaggagatcattatatacttcaacaacaatactagatgatgactagtcctgatggatcaggccatcctcagcaacaagatcaaccaaatcatttctaatggagcagtaatgaactgaactaactatacccagaaaaagaactctgggagatgactaaaaaccattacattgaattcccagtccctatatttatgcacacctgcatctttgatttccttcacaagctaattgtacaataattcagtctgattctttttgtacagcaaaataatgttttggtcatgtatacttattgtgtatctaagttatattttaatatatttaacatctactggtcatcctgccatttaggggaggggggtgggggggggtaagaggtgaaaaattggaacaagaggtttggcaattgttaatgctgtaaagttacccatgtatatatcctgtaaattaaaggctattaaaaaaaaaaaaaaaaaaaaaaagaagaccatGCCCATGAGAACATATCCAAGAGCACATCCAATGGTTATTCTCTGCTTTAAGAGGAAAGTCACCACCACAATGGGGTCCTTGTGACCTCTTTGATTTGCAGTGACTTCTGTCTCTCTGCAAAGTGTCTCCTTCCCTCCTAGTCCATCCTCTCCACAAACAACTTGAGCATTGAAAATATCTAAAATGGTACTACTGGGAATAACTGAAGAACAGCCTTGTGTCTTATGTAATGCAATGCATTTCTTTTGTTCCCACTCTTattaaaaagctaattttttttccaaatacatacaaagacaatttttaatattcatctttgtaaaaccatgtgtcccaaatttttctcccttccttcttcctctccccactccctaGAGACCCTTCCCATCCTCTAGAGAGTAAACAATCCAAGTTAAACATGTGGAGttcttctgaatatatttccataaagaATGTACTTTTACAAACATTTCAGTATATAAAGCACCttacttgaattttctttttttataaataaaattaccaagagaagatttAGTGGGTTTTAAAACTTATTTGGCAATTTCTGGTTTCCGGTCCCTCACCCAACCTTTCTTTCACAAatgttctttgagggcagggtctaATTTGCTTGTCTTTCTCTCCCAATAGTTTGTAGAGTTTCTGCTAAAATTATAGGTAGCTAAAAAACaatgttaattgaattgaataaaagagCACTCTAAAGAAGGCAATAGGATTGGGAAGGGAAGAGCTTTATCATGCTCTTCTACTTATTTCTCCATTTGCTCAAATACTGACTAATACTTGTTTCAGGGGCTCCTATAGAGATTACTATGAGTATTGGGAGTATAATGGGACTGAAAAGGGAAACTTTCATATTCAATCTCCCTGATCTAAAAGCCTTTGATAAAGGCATTATCAAAGCCTTTATCAAATTGTTCACACTATTCTCTGCCTAATCAACCTACATATGAAATTTTATATTGAGGTTTGTTTGGATGCTACTTTCTGAAAAGGAAGTTTATAAAGTTGAGTTTATCctgagaagaaaaagcagaaagggTGAAGGAACTAGAGATAACCCCGACTACTTTAAGGaacagaaaatgtttattttggagGATATTTGATCAAAGTTTTCTAAGTATTTAAAGGACTTTTATTgtaaagagagattagatttgttctgcctGGCCTGAGGGTAGAAGTTGGAACAATAtgtaaaattcaattaatttcaagGTGAGTTGGGGGAAGCATCAGGAAATATTAACCTTTAGAACTGTCCAAAGGTATAGACATCGTCTGCCTCAAAACTTTTCAAAAAGAGTCTGTAGACTTCTTTGTAGAAAGGATTTTGGTTTACAGgttaatgatcaattctgagattctataaaccatcagtaaatatttaaaactaatctgagcaaaataacaaaatgtgTTATTTTCCAGACACCAGCTGGTTATATTTATCTGTTAGCTTGTATGTAAAATAGTCATATTTTTGCTAATCATGAATGTCAGTGATCACTTTCCTGCCTTGTCCATCTGTAGCTTGGTTGTATTATCTCTTTCATGGCAATAATTTTAGAATCCAGCtagtttttttaatgatcttattCACATTAGGGTAAATTCACTCCACTGTCCTCTATCCTTTTATTGCTagtgaacgagatgaggtgagatctttcaagatagttgtgaaaatcgagtaaggcttcaaagtttgagtaggcctgaaggaatTTAAGCACCAAGTCAAGGGgatacttaagtcccctccctgctatcccctaatggcatacttaagtccccttgttatcctcctatgataTTAGtatctttctgtttaggtcaaatatgggcaactatgtacttattggtcaagttcaatttcttgggtagttcccgagtttagaatgtaagatcctcagccaataaggatgagggtcagtggtggaagggggtatttgtgttagggataaaaagtgttgaccctgccccctacagtGCCTCCTCCCTTCAATTGTCTGCTTGGATATGTGGGATGCTCTATTCTCATGATcctataataaactttgctttgcttctagatatctctccagcttttttttattaaatgctgtctgaaccacacagttTTGGGGGCTAATCCAGATCACACTACTTGTGGTGAGTAGGTGAACCCCTGGGGTGCTGGTGGGGTGGCGCCCTGCCCTGATTCAGGCAGCCCACCAGTGTCCAGGGCTTCTCCTTACTCCCCCAAGGTAAAGTGGGCCCAAAGTGGAGAAACTCGGAGCAAAACAAAGGGAGAAACTCCGCGGTTAAAAATCCCGACTGGTTCGGTGGAGGATGTATCAGTCAAGTAATTTGTTGCGCAACAACCCAGAGGTTAGCCCCCTGTAAGACCTTTGGGTCCTAAACTCTGGAGGGGTCTCTGGACGGGACCCTGTGAGGCCTGGAgtcttaaactgtgggtctttGGACAGGATATAAGCTCCCTGTGAAGCCCTTGAGTCATAAACTCTGGAGGAGTCTCTGGACAGGAACCTGTGAAGCCTGGAGTCTTGGACAGGATAGGCTTGGCTAGGCCTTCTAGGGTGACTGGAGACAATTGGAGTGTTTGGGCGTTTTGGAATTTAGATTCCATCCAAATTCAATGGGTGTGGCCCAGTCCCAGCCAGCCCTGgtggagagaaatgagaaaaatgatcagaaaataccGGTTGATAGTCCCTTGGGAGATAAATTAAGTAATTGGAATGAACtgccaaaatatataaggaaaaaggaaaag of the Sarcophilus harrisii chromosome 1, mSarHar1.11, whole genome shotgun sequence genome contains:
- the LOC100929472 gene encoding tripartite motif-containing protein 64-like translates to MDAAVEMLQKVQTDVICSICRSYFSEPVTLHCGHSFCRECLSSCWRAATQLFSCPECRQVPQSRALPPVNERLTQLTDLVKRFSSHVLQSTKGQSQCALHGKVFKLFCKQDQTLLCVRCESPEHEAHGISPVGEAAHECRKQLQNMQNHLGKHFEEAESLLAQQSPVDWRRMIIEEYRKLHCLVMTQEFSCIERISQEQRARQDRLTQHKQTLQKLKLEVQEADNQPDLDLLQDAKHLLERGESELSQRTKTVIPELKEYPIPGLIEMLNRFRVDIRLISTSAISYVSISEDLRSVKATEDWEALQHLQDSECYAALAKESFSSGRHYWEVDVSQVPQWVLGIYTTYLGRKTDRDVESFDYAFLLQCVKNEDGYYIRTYSGSLNHRLKGPIPRVGIYLEYSPGSLAFYNVLQRSLIYKFDPISFTAPPSSERRRTAYLFSHQEEICPAPSSGTISSTCLVMESPCSSIEDLPSTQQTEANRSQMSVLSDLQCILSAYESSRFRFNS